A part of Pseudomonadota bacterium genomic DNA contains:
- a CDS encoding 50S ribosomal protein L11 methyltransferase → MSISLWHLHLTVPPVAVQPVSDLLEGHVDTLSVFEKTEGQEWTIDAISQGRPDTEVLQAGLARLAETLGISCPRILCEEMPQRDWLAENFASFRPIRAGRYFVHGSHYTDEKPAGALCLQIDAATAFGSGEHGTTWGCLMAMDRLAQDLPQKPRILDMGCGSAILAIAAAKTWNCPVLAVDIDPEAVRVSALNARDNGVADLVQAECGDGYAAPSVHGPYDLVLANILAGPLCAMAPDLAVCLSPGGHTILSGLLTDQEGMVADAHAKQGLKVTDRFPSGEWMTLVLKKVP, encoded by the coding sequence ATGTCGATCTCCCTGTGGCACCTTCATCTGACCGTTCCGCCTGTGGCCGTCCAGCCCGTGTCTGACCTGCTGGAAGGCCACGTGGACACCCTGTCCGTCTTTGAAAAAACGGAAGGGCAGGAGTGGACCATCGACGCCATCAGCCAGGGACGGCCCGATACGGAAGTTCTCCAGGCCGGGCTGGCGCGTCTGGCGGAAACCCTGGGCATTTCCTGTCCGCGGATCCTGTGTGAGGAAATGCCCCAGCGGGACTGGCTGGCCGAGAATTTCGCCAGCTTCCGGCCCATCCGGGCGGGGCGGTATTTCGTCCACGGATCCCACTACACCGATGAAAAACCTGCCGGCGCCCTGTGCCTGCAGATTGATGCGGCCACGGCCTTTGGCTCGGGCGAGCACGGCACCACCTGGGGCTGCCTGATGGCCATGGACCGGCTGGCACAGGATCTTCCGCAAAAGCCCCGCATCCTGGACATGGGCTGCGGATCCGCCATTCTGGCCATCGCGGCGGCGAAGACCTGGAACTGTCCCGTCCTGGCCGTGGATATTGACCCCGAGGCTGTCCGGGTGTCCGCGCTGAATGCGAGAGACAACGGCGTGGCGGATCTGGTCCAGGCTGAATGCGGCGATGGCTATGCCGCACCCTCCGTCCATGGACCATACGATCTGGTCCTGGCCAACATCCTGGCAGGGCCCCTGTGCGCCATGGCGCCGGACCTGGCGGTCTGCCTTTCCCCCGGCGGCCATACCATCCTGTCGGGCCTGCTGACGGACCAGGAAGGCATGGTCGCGGATGCCCATGCAAAACAGGGGCTGAAGGTCACGGACCGGTTCCCCTCGGGCGAGTGGATGACCCTGGTTCTGAAGAAAGTCCCATGA
- a CDS encoding haloacid dehalogenase-like hydrolase, protein MREKAQIRLFDFDGTLTAPALDRYLMGQHVPRIYGFIARELGLTLALAREKSDGYYHQYGSTIHGLVAHREVDPVAYLAETFRDVDLSDVSRDQRLVDAFSVLRAAFPGCRNYVFTNGSAVFVQTVMDRLGISGFFEDCLDPPAVAYRPKTDPDTFRHVCNRFGVSDRAMAWMYEDSLVNARAAHTAGLNSVYVSRKPLSVEETGVGHVISDLPDFLMKQASEAEARQPGK, encoded by the coding sequence ATGAGGGAGAAGGCGCAGATCCGGTTGTTCGATTTTGACGGAACTCTGACGGCGCCGGCGCTGGACCGGTACCTGATGGGCCAGCACGTTCCCAGGATCTATGGCTTTATCGCGCGCGAACTGGGCCTCACCCTGGCCCTGGCCCGGGAAAAATCGGACGGCTATTACCACCAGTATGGCTCGACCATCCACGGGCTGGTGGCCCACAGGGAGGTGGATCCGGTGGCTTATCTGGCGGAAACATTCCGGGACGTGGATCTTTCGGATGTGTCACGGGACCAGAGACTGGTGGACGCCTTTTCGGTTCTGCGCGCGGCCTTTCCGGGCTGCCGGAACTATGTCTTCACCAACGGCAGCGCGGTCTTTGTGCAGACCGTCATGGACCGGCTGGGCATCAGCGGATTTTTCGAGGACTGTCTCGATCCGCCGGCGGTGGCGTACAGGCCCAAGACGGATCCGGATACCTTTCGCCATGTGTGCAACAGGTTCGGCGTCTCCGACAGGGCCATGGCCTGGATGTATGAGGATTCCCTGGTCAACGCCCGCGCAGCGCACACTGCAGGATTGAACAGTGTCTATGTGTCCCGCAAGCCTCTTTCCGTGGAAGAGACTGGCGTAGGGCATGTGATTTCCGATCTTCCGGATTTCCTGATGAAACAGGCTTCAGAGGCAGAGGCCAGACAACCCGGGAAGTAA
- a CDS encoding helix-turn-helix domain-containing protein: MKRKKIILEHGLPITRRGEGPNPIDIHVGHRLRLRRTLLGLSQDKLSEALGITFQQLQKYERGANRISASRLFNLSHILDVPVTWFFDGFIVPEISKGGYNTGGMSNDPLSDPDVLELVRAWHLIPDRMVRRKALALIRVLGGTEDGDQDDGAS, translated from the coding sequence ATGAAACGCAAGAAGATCATCCTGGAGCACGGCCTGCCCATCACCCGGCGCGGAGAGGGCCCGAACCCGATCGACATCCATGTCGGTCACCGCCTGCGGCTGCGCCGGACACTCCTTGGCCTCAGCCAGGATAAACTGAGCGAAGCCCTGGGCATTACTTTCCAGCAGCTTCAGAAATATGAGCGGGGAGCCAACCGGATCAGCGCCAGCAGGCTTTTTAACCTGTCCCACATCCTGGACGTTCCGGTCACCTGGTTCTTTGATGGCTTTATTGTTCCTGAAATATCAAAGGGCGGATACAATACAGGCGGCATGTCCAATGATCCCCTGTCCGACCCGGATGTTCTGGAGCTGGTGCGCGCATGGCACCTGATCCCGGACAGGATGGTGCGCAGGAAAGCGCTGGCCCTGATCCGCGTTCTGGGCGGAACAGAGGATGGAGATCAGGATGACGGGGCATCATAA